The following coding sequences lie in one Miscanthus floridulus cultivar M001 chromosome 9, ASM1932011v1, whole genome shotgun sequence genomic window:
- the LOC136483041 gene encoding disease resistance protein PIK6-NP-like, with the protein MDLVAGSVGSIIGKLGELLQAEYKLQKGLPEQIEYLKNELESAHTALRNLGETPPEQLGPQVRLWAREVREASYDMEDILDAFLVDVVEGTAPADTKSKKVLLKRLKKKMARLLKKSKARHDIAGAIEDMKKRLLEVSGRRDRYSIPVAVPSPATKLDPRLVNMHKEAAQIIGIERTRAELIDMLQPSTHGHGDAGASSSSNRTKIVSVVGAGGLGKTTLAMAVYDELSTGYDCRAFVSVGRNPDLVKSSPASSFVSGHV; encoded by the coding sequence ATGGATCTTGTGGCCGGGTCAGTGGGCAGCATCATCGGCAAGCTCGGCGAGCTGCTGCAGGCGGAGTACAAGCTGCAGAAGGGCCTGCCGGAGCAAATCGAGTATCTGAAAAATGAGCTCGAGAGTGCACACACGGCTCTCCGCAACTTGGGTGAAACGCCGCCGGAGCAGCTGGGTCCACAGGTCCGGCTCTGGGCTCGCGAGGTGAGAGAGGCGTCCTACGACATGGAGGACATCCTCGATGCCTTCCTGGTCGATGTCGTGGAGGGGACCGCCCCTGCTGACACTAAAAGCAAGAAAGTCTTGCTTAAACGTCTCAAGAAGAAGATGGCCAGGCTGTTGAAGAAGAGCAAGGCGCGCCACGACATCGCCGGCGCGATCGAGGACATGAAGAAACGACTCCTGGAGGTGTCGGGCCGCCGCGACAGGTACTCCATACCCGTTGCGGTGCCTTCGCCGGCCACCAAACTGGATCCTCGCCTTGTGAACATGCACAAAGAGGCAGCACAGATTATCGGCATCGAGAGGACGAGGGCGGAGCTCATAGACATGCTTCAGCCATCAACCCACGGCCATGGAGATGCTGGCGcctccagcagcagcaaccgGACCAAGATAGTTTCTGTGGTCGGAGCTGGTGGTCTGGGCAAGACCACTCTTGCCATGGCGGTTTACGACGAGCTGAGTACGGGATATGACTGTCGAGCCTTTGTTTCGGTTGGCCGCAATCCTGACCTGGTGAAGTCTTCACCAGCATCTTCTTTCGTctcaggccatgtttag